The following are from one region of the Rhodopirellula sp. P2 genome:
- a CDS encoding IS4 family transposase — MFQTVSAELKDSARLRGLKCVLSQKTIDRSIGEHLKTRYCKRIDNQQLVWLIVGLGLFPGKKYRQIFRLFAAPWLLMPSSATLTMARKRLAASVIEHLCSTVIKLLAITPQKHPFAFYKGLRLMGVDGTLLDCPDTDANRKAFGRTSNQTSHGAFPKARVVSLCELGTRVLWQNVIGTYHQSEQTLTLKLLDFLTPAMLLLADRHFGVAPIIYRLLDKQVPFLIRCKKGQVFEVEKVFADGSYLSTIYLGKNDRRLHRPGQRIRVIRYTHRDPNRPGCGEVHVLLTSLLDADEYPAIELIELYHVRWEEEIAFSEWKVHLGEGQMLRSQSPAMVRQEIWGKLLAHYILRTLIFRSAEVAEVEPLRISFTGALDVLMARLPEIKKSRVKTKQWLANLINEIADEKLPPRANRINPRKIKKRSKARPTKHDSDRLPPRPNGCFRDHVQMSI, encoded by the coding sequence ATGTTTCAAACCGTTTCGGCGGAACTCAAGGATTCTGCTCGGCTTCGTGGCCTCAAGTGCGTTCTCTCTCAAAAGACCATCGACCGCAGTATCGGCGAGCATCTCAAAACTCGCTACTGCAAACGAATCGACAATCAGCAACTTGTTTGGCTCATTGTCGGCTTGGGGCTCTTCCCTGGCAAGAAGTATCGCCAAATCTTTCGCCTATTCGCAGCCCCGTGGTTGCTCATGCCGTCTTCGGCAACGCTCACCATGGCTCGTAAGCGACTGGCCGCCAGCGTCATCGAACATCTCTGCTCGACGGTCATCAAGTTGCTGGCAATCACCCCGCAAAAGCATCCCTTTGCTTTCTACAAAGGCCTCCGGTTGATGGGAGTCGATGGCACCTTGCTGGACTGTCCCGATACAGATGCCAATCGGAAGGCTTTCGGCCGCACATCGAATCAAACCTCGCATGGTGCATTTCCCAAGGCCAGGGTGGTTTCGCTGTGTGAGTTGGGAACCCGAGTGTTGTGGCAAAACGTCATTGGCACTTATCACCAAAGCGAACAGACGCTGACACTCAAGCTGTTGGACTTTCTCACTCCGGCCATGTTGCTCCTTGCCGACCGACATTTCGGCGTCGCACCGATCATCTATCGGCTGCTGGACAAACAAGTTCCGTTTCTCATTCGATGCAAGAAAGGTCAGGTTTTCGAGGTCGAAAAAGTGTTCGCAGACGGTTCCTACCTCTCGACGATTTACCTTGGCAAGAACGATCGCCGACTGCACCGACCTGGCCAAAGGATTCGCGTGATTCGCTATACCCACCGCGATCCCAATCGCCCCGGATGCGGTGAAGTGCATGTGCTGCTGACGAGTCTTCTCGATGCCGATGAATATCCGGCCATCGAGCTGATCGAGCTTTACCACGTTCGTTGGGAAGAGGAAATCGCCTTTTCGGAGTGGAAAGTCCACTTGGGCGAAGGCCAAATGCTGCGCAGCCAAAGCCCAGCGATGGTCCGTCAAGAGATTTGGGGAAAGCTACTGGCTCACTACATTCTGCGCACTCTGATCTTTCGCAGCGCGGAAGTTGCCGAGGTCGAGCCCCTTCGCATTTCATTTACCGGTGCGTTGGACGTGCTCATGGCACGGCTCCCCGAGATCAAGAAAAGCCGTGTAAAAACCAAGCAATGGCTGGCCAACTTGATCAACGAAATCGCGGATGAAAAGTTGCCACCTCGGGCGAATCGAATCAACCCACGCAAGATCAAAAAACGCTCGAAAGCCAGACCAACCAAACACGACAGCGACCGACTTCCCCCCAGGCCAAACGGATGCTT